Sequence from the Segatella copri genome:
GACCACCTGGCACGACGCTACCTTCTGGTCTGTTCGTCAGAAAAGAGATAAGATGGCGCAGGAACTTCCTGAGTGGGAAGATCTCCGCGAGCATGCGTCTGAAATCAAGATGCACACGATTACTCATCTCGCCGATTATCTCGATATGTTTTCCAAGAATCTGGAGAGCCGTGGGGTGAAGGTTCACTGGGCAAAGGATGCACAGGAATTTAATGAGATTGTGCTCGGTATCCTGAAAGATCATAACGTGAAGAAGATGGTGAAGTCGAAGTCGATGCTCACCGAGGAGTGCGAGATGAATCCTTATCTGGAGCAGCACGGCATTGACGTGGTGGAGACCGACCTGGGTGAGCGCATCATCCAGCTTCTGGGTCAGAAGCCTAGCCATATCGTGATGCCTGCCATCCACCTGAAGCGTGAGGAGGTAGGTAAGATGTTCGAGGAGAAGGGAATCTCCAAGGAAATCGGCAACTATGATCCTACTTATCTGACCCGCTGTGCCCGTCATCATCTCCGCGACCAGTTTATGGAAGCTGGAGCTGGTATGACTGGCTGTAACTTCGGTGTGGCTGCTACCGGCGATTGCGTGGTCTGCACCAACGAGGGTAATGCGGATATGACCACTTCCATGCCTAAGCTCCATATCGTAGCGATGGGTATTGAGAAACTGGTTCCTGATTATAAGTCACTGGCTGTATTCCAGCGCCTGCTTTGCCGCTGCGGAACCGGTCAGCCTACCACTACCTTTACCTCTCATTTCCGCCAGGCTCGTCCGGGTGCCGAGATGCATGTGGTATTGGTGGATAACGGCAGAAGCGACATTCTTGCTGATAAGGACCACTGGCAGACGTTGAAGTGTATGCGCTGCGGTGCCTGCATGAATACCTGTCCGGTTTATCGTCGTTCGGGTGGTTACAGCTACACCTATTTTATTCCGGGTCCTATTGGCGTGAACCTGGGTATGCTGAAGAATCCTCAGAAGTACAGCGACAATGTTTCGGCATGTACTTTGTGCTTGTCTTGCGATAATGTCTGTCCTTCCAAGGTAGGACCGGGTTCTCAGATTTATGTCTGGCGCCAGAGTCTGGAGAAGTTGGGTAAGGCTGATCCTGTCAAGAAGGCGATGTCGAATGGTATGAAGTATCTCTTCGACCGTCCTGCGCTCTACACCACTGCCCTGAAGTTTGCTCCGCTTGTCAATCTGGTTCCTGAATGCTGTACGCACTTCAGCAATTGGAATGCCTGGGGCATCGGTCACGCCATGCCTGAGTTTGCAAAGAAGAGTTTCCATCAGCTTTGGAAAGAAGGAAAGGTGAAGTAGTGGGTAATCATAAAGTTCAAAGTTCAAATTTCAAAGTTCAATGAAGAAAGAAGATTTCCTGAACAAGTTGCGTAAGAATACGCACGTTCAATTCGATATGCCTGCCGTAGATGTGAAGGGTATCCAGTATGAGGATACGCTGAAACAGTTTATTGAGATGACGGAATCGGTAGGCGGTCATGTGATAGAGGCGAAGGAGGGTGAGAGTCTGGATGAGCTGGTGAAGAAGGCTTATCCGGAAGCCAAGGTCTTTGCTTCTCATCTGCCAGAAATCACGATTGCCCAGAAGAATCCTGATACCGTGGCTGAGGCTAACGACCTGAATGGTACTGATGTGGGTATTGTTCGTGGTGAAGTGGGTGTTGCCGAGAATGGCTGCATCTGGATTCCTCAGACCATGAAGGAGAAAGCGGTGCTCTTTATCTCGGAATACCTTGTAATATTCCTCGAAAAAGAGAAGATTGTGAACAATATGCATGAGGCTTATGCCCGTATTGAGATGGATCCGAAGTACAATTTCGGTATTTTCATCAGTGGTCCTTCCAAGACTGCCGATATTGAGCAGGCTCTGGTAATGGGTGCGCAGGCAGCCAGAGGCGTAACCGTAGTGCTTTTGTAAAAGAAGTATTGAATCTTAATCTATACGAATAAAGCCCACCAAATCGGTGGGCTTTATTCTTATCTCTGCTCAGTTAGATTTCCCATTGGTATGTGTCGTAGATGACCCCTCTTCCTCCGAATCCTTCCTTTTGGTGGATGAGATTCTTGTTGAGATACTTGCCCGCATCTTCTGTGGATTTGCCGAAGTCGAAGTATGGGACATTCCATGGGCATTTGTGGAGGATAAAGTCGAAGAGGGCATCCAAAGCTCCCAGTTCCTTGCCCAATTCGTTGGCAGCGATATACTGGGTATGAATTACTTGGGGGGTAGTATATACGATGCTTCCACCAATAATCGTTTCATCTTTCTTTACCACAAAGCAGAGAATGTGGTCTGGAAAACGATGCATAAGTAATTGCAGTTCCTCTTTCGAGTGTACAGGATGAGTATTATGCCTCTGCCAAAGATTCTTGTCCAATAAATCCCAAAAGTCTGTGATGTCCTTTGGAAATTTTGTAAATCCAACACTTAGTCCATGGCTCACAGCTTTCTTGATGCCTCTTCTTCTCTGCTCGCTGAATCGTAAGGGGGCATTGAGAAAAATGGTAGTGGAAATCTCTCTAGCTATCAACTTTGCCTTCCCAATATAGGAGAGAGCATAGAGGTCCTCTTCCGAAGGGATGCTCTGGTATATCCATGGCATTGCCTTGTAGATACATAACTGGAAATCATTTTGCAGGAGATAGTCCTTGAGAGCCTGAAAGATGTCGATGCAAACTTCTGCTGTTACCTTGGAACAAGTCAGTAAGCCTCCATACGTCAGTCCTTGGTGAGAATAGAGAATCTTCTTGTCCTCATCCGCAGTTTCATTGGCAGGAAGAATGGCATACAAGCGTCCTTTATAATAGAACATCAAGGAATGGTCATGAAATCTGTCTTGATGATAGTCCATATAGTTTCTGTCGAAGAGGAAGGTGCCTTGTCTGGATTTCCAAACAAAGTTGTTCCATTCGGCAGCGTCTTTTGGGGTATATCTTTTGATTTCTATCATGGCTCTGATGTTGTGCTATGTGTGGTATGGATGTATTTCAGAAATTCATCGTATTCATACAGATAGTCTTCTGGCTCATAAAGTTCAGAGGCAAGCACCAGGCATACGGCTCCCTCGGAGAAATCATCCAGTGTGCGCCATATCTCTGTGCCGAGATAGAGCCCCATGCCAGGATTGCTGAGCTGGTATTTCTTGGTCTCCTTGCCGTTGTCTAGGGATACGGTAAATGATCCATGCACGGCGATGATGACTTGCTGGAGCTTTTTGTGGGCATGACCGCCTCGGTTGCCACCCTGTGGCACATTGTATATCCAGTAGGCACGTTTCAAGTCGAAGGGAAGCTCGATGTTCTCCTCTGATACAGTCAGGTTGCCTCTAGGGTCGGATATGGTATGTAATTTGATGATTCTACCTAATTCTTTCATAAAGTTGTATTCTTTTATTTGATAACGCTCTTTTTCTTTTTTTATTGCTTATTGCTTATCCTTCTTGGACAACTTGATGCTGGCATTGAACTTACGATGGCTCATTTCCTTCTTAATTTCCTTGGAGTAGAGGCTTGCACCTTCACGGTTCAGATGGTTGGCATTGTGGAATAATGCCCTGTGATGGGTGTAGGCAGTGTCGCAATAATGGTTAAGGAATGGGATGCCTTCCTGTTGGCAGATAAGCTTGAACCTGCGAAATACTGAGTCGCTTTGGTAGGATAGCTGTGGCGATGCTGTGAATATGAGGCTGGTATGGCTCCTTTTGCATTCGGCTATCAACTTGTGCAGATATTCATATTTCTTTCTGTCGTGTTTGTTTTGGGGTAAGGTCTCCTTCTCGATGGCTTGGCATCCCTCGTAGGGAGAGTAACCCTTGGTATAGCTCATGGCTGGATGACGCCAGTCGGCAAGCAGCTTGAGTAACCTCGAATTATACTGATAGAAAGGAAAGAGCATCTTGATGCGCTCGGTGGAGTCCACGTCCCAGAAAATCTCTCGTATGCCTGGTCGGTGGTAATAGGGGCGCAGGTTGGTGAGATAGGTACTGTTGTCATCTTGCAGCAGGTCATAGTCTGGTTCTACATCGTAGATGAGCATGTAGGGCATGCGTCTTTGCTTGAGTAGTTGCAGTCTGCCCATGCTGAAGATGATGCCCATGCGGTCTTCTCCCACATTATAATAGTTGCCCAAGATGTCTGGGTCGTAGTGATGCAAGGCTCTCGACGACCCCATGATGATGGAGTCGGCTATCAGCTCATTGTGGATATAGCGCATCCTGCCGCTCTCGCCTTTTACCTGAAGGTCGAGATAACGAAAGGTTTGTGCCGTGATGATATATATGATGGTCAGCAAGATAAGAAAGACCATGATTTTACTTAAGAACTTTTTCATATTTCAGCTTACGATTTGTTTCAACTTACGTTTATTTTAGCTTACGATTTAGAAACCTGCGTAGATGAATTGCCCCGAATCGAATACACCGAAGAGGAAGATGCTGGTAGTTACCACGACGTATGTACACCATCTCACCCAGAGCTTCGGATGATGGAATGGATTTTGACTTGGGGTTACTTCAACGATGAGATCTTTGGCGAATACCATCAAGATGAATAAGAGGATGAATTTTTCAAATACCCAGAAGTTCATGTCTTGCTCAGTGAATATCTTGCCGATTACATGGAAGGCATCGCCCACGCTTGGCATTCGGAAGAATATCCATAGGAAGTTGATGAGCAGGAAGTTGATGAGGATGCTTATTCCTCTCCTCATTCTCTGCCTAACTTTGTGCTCGGTATTTCTACTCTCTTTGGTGAAGCTTAGCATCTTCTCCATCACTTGGAAGAATCCGTGAAGAACTCCCCAAAGTATGAAGGTCCAGTTAGCCCCATGCCAAATGCCACTGATGAGGAAGGTGATAATGATGTTGAGATAGGTTCTCCCCTTGCTGCATCTGTTTCCGCCTATGGGGATGTAGATGTAATCGCGCAGCCATTGGGAGAGACTGATGTGCCAACGATGCCAAAAGTCGGTGACGCTATGGGCAAAGTAGGGATTGTGGAAATTCTGTTGCAAGCGGATGCCGAGCATGGAAGCCGAACCGATGGCTATGAGAGAGTAGCCGGCAAAGTCGGTGTATAGTTGGATGGAATAGAGGACGGAGGCTGCCAGCAATTCTGATCCACTGTGCTGCATATAGCCATCCAGCACGGGATTCACGTAGAGCAAGAGACGGTCGGCAATAACCGTCTTCAAGAACATACCCCACACTATCATCTTGGCACCATTTGCCAACTGCTGATAGTTAGGACGCACCAGCTGGCTCAGTTGGCATCTCAGGGCATCGTATCGGTTGATAGGACCTGCCGTGATGGATGGGAAGAAGGATATATAGAGCATGTAGGTGGGCAGATGATGCTCTGCTTGATACTTATCTCTGTAAACATCGAAGAGATAACTCAATGCCTGAAAGGTGAAGAAAGAGATACCCAGTGGTACTATGAGGGTATGGTGAGATGAGAGGCTATCCATGTAGAGCACCTCTGTGAGGATAAAGTCTGTATATTTGTAGAAGAGCAGGGGGAGGGTGGTGAGAAGGGCTCCTAAATAAACAATGAGTTTGCTTCTGTTGTTTGAGGTGCTGTTTGTTCTCTCCTTTCCCTTATTTCTTTCTATCAATAGAGCGGAAGTATATGAGATGAGTGTTACCACCAAAAGTATAGCTGCCAATGACTGGTTGTAATAGTAGTATAGGGCATAGGAAATCGCCAACAAAAAATACTTTTTGATGGCTTCCTTCTTGATGGCATGGAGCAGCAAGAAGAGGAAGGGAAATAAGGTGATGTATAGAAATGAATTGTAAATCATTGGAATAGTGTGGGCGAGTTTTCAATAAAAGAAGTACAGAAAACGAACTGTTAACTGTTAAACAGTTAACTTCTCGCTTTCTGTATTCTTTGTTGCTGGGCAGGTAACAAATCTGCCCTCTCGGTATTTTTTAATGGGGGATGATGTTATTTCTTCATGTATGGGTCGGTTCCCAATACGGTTTTTGCCAGGCGCTTTGCCTTGTCGCGAAGCTGGTTGAGGTCATCGCCCTTTTCGCCGTAGCAGAGCACTACACCCATTCTTCTGCCTACGTGAGCCTCTGGCTTGCCGAAGATACGGATGCGGGTATGGTCTTCCTTCAGCGCATCGAGCATATTGTAGTTTAATGGCTCGGTGCTTTCCTCTGGTGAGAGGATGACGGCAGAACAGCCGATGTGCTCCAGATGGATTCCGGCGATAGGCAAGCCCATCACGGCACGGAAATGGAGTTCAAACTCGCTCAGATTGGTGGTGTGACCGAGGGTTACCATACCTGTATCGTGTGGACGAGGACTCAACTCTGAGAAGATGACTTCGCCCTGCTTGCTCAGGAAGAACTCTACGCCCCAGAGACCGGCACCAGTCA
This genomic interval carries:
- a CDS encoding lactate utilization protein B; translation: MSTEHSKRAAKFTQNVEKTTWHDATFWSVRQKRDKMAQELPEWEDLREHASEIKMHTITHLADYLDMFSKNLESRGVKVHWAKDAQEFNEIVLGILKDHNVKKMVKSKSMLTEECEMNPYLEQHGIDVVETDLGERIIQLLGQKPSHIVMPAIHLKREEVGKMFEEKGISKEIGNYDPTYLTRCARHHLRDQFMEAGAGMTGCNFGVAATGDCVVCTNEGNADMTTSMPKLHIVAMGIEKLVPDYKSLAVFQRLLCRCGTGQPTTTFTSHFRQARPGAEMHVVLVDNGRSDILADKDHWQTLKCMRCGACMNTCPVYRRSGGYSYTYFIPGPIGVNLGMLKNPQKYSDNVSACTLCLSCDNVCPSKVGPGSQIYVWRQSLEKLGKADPVKKAMSNGMKYLFDRPALYTTALKFAPLVNLVPECCTHFSNWNAWGIGHAMPEFAKKSFHQLWKEGKVK
- a CDS encoding LutC/YkgG family protein, giving the protein MKKEDFLNKLRKNTHVQFDMPAVDVKGIQYEDTLKQFIEMTESVGGHVIEAKEGESLDELVKKAYPEAKVFASHLPEITIAQKNPDTVAEANDLNGTDVGIVRGEVGVAENGCIWIPQTMKEKAVLFISEYLVIFLEKEKIVNNMHEAYARIEMDPKYNFGIFISGPSKTADIEQALVMGAQAARGVTVVLL
- a CDS encoding GNAT family N-acetyltransferase → MIEIKRYTPKDAAEWNNFVWKSRQGTFLFDRNYMDYHQDRFHDHSLMFYYKGRLYAILPANETADEDKKILYSHQGLTYGGLLTCSKVTAEVCIDIFQALKDYLLQNDFQLCIYKAMPWIYQSIPSEEDLYALSYIGKAKLIAREISTTIFLNAPLRFSEQRRRGIKKAVSHGLSVGFTKFPKDITDFWDLLDKNLWQRHNTHPVHSKEELQLLMHRFPDHILCFVVKKDETIIGGSIVYTTPQVIHTQYIAANELGKELGALDALFDFILHKCPWNVPYFDFGKSTEDAGKYLNKNLIHQKEGFGGRGVIYDTYQWEI
- a CDS encoding sugar 3,4-ketoisomerase yields the protein MKELGRIIKLHTISDPRGNLTVSEENIELPFDLKRAYWIYNVPQGGNRGGHAHKKLQQVIIAVHGSFTVSLDNGKETKKYQLSNPGMGLYLGTEIWRTLDDFSEGAVCLVLASELYEPEDYLYEYDEFLKYIHTTHSTTSEP
- a CDS encoding MBOAT family O-acyltransferase, producing the protein MIYNSFLYITLFPFLFLLLHAIKKEAIKKYFLLAISYALYYYYNQSLAAILLVVTLISYTSALLIERNKGKERTNSTSNNRSKLIVYLGALLTTLPLLFYKYTDFILTEVLYMDSLSSHHTLIVPLGISFFTFQALSYLFDVYRDKYQAEHHLPTYMLYISFFPSITAGPINRYDALRCQLSQLVRPNYQQLANGAKMIVWGMFLKTVIADRLLLYVNPVLDGYMQHSGSELLAASVLYSIQLYTDFAGYSLIAIGSASMLGIRLQQNFHNPYFAHSVTDFWHRWHISLSQWLRDYIYIPIGGNRCSKGRTYLNIIITFLISGIWHGANWTFILWGVLHGFFQVMEKMLSFTKESRNTEHKVRQRMRRGISILINFLLINFLWIFFRMPSVGDAFHVIGKIFTEQDMNFWVFEKFILLFILMVFAKDLIVEVTPSQNPFHHPKLWVRWCTYVVVTTSIFLFGVFDSGQFIYAGF